A stretch of Acidobacteriota bacterium DNA encodes these proteins:
- a CDS encoding Gfo/Idh/MocA family oxidoreductase encodes MLKVGVIGVGFLGKHHARIYASLPDVTLVGVCDTREQAGKEIAAHYQTSFFQDYHELIDQVDAVSIAVPTVDHCRMTCELLRAGKSVLVEKPIAVTLAEADEMISTARQNGCVLQVGHLERFNPAVQAARKIIKNPRFFEIHRMSVFTMRSLDIDVVTDLMIHDLDILTSFVNSPLRSVHAVGIPILSAKIDIANARLEFANGCVANLTASRISSEKVRKIRFFQPHDYVSIDYTEQRVGVWSLRPPNPATPHPQITEQFLDVVKDEPLRAQLAEFVRCVQTKDTPEVDGYTGRRALELGLKVVEEIQAHAARTGLNP; translated from the coding sequence ATGCTTAAAGTCGGTGTCATTGGCGTTGGTTTTTTAGGCAAACACCACGCCCGAATTTATGCCTCACTCCCCGACGTCACTCTGGTTGGGGTCTGTGATACGCGCGAACAAGCCGGAAAAGAAATCGCCGCCCACTACCAGACGTCCTTTTTTCAGGATTATCACGAACTCATTGACCAGGTTGATGCGGTCAGCATTGCGGTCCCGACGGTTGATCACTGCCGAATGACCTGTGAGTTGCTTCGAGCTGGAAAATCAGTCCTGGTTGAAAAACCAATTGCCGTGACCCTGGCCGAAGCTGATGAAATGATCTCCACCGCCCGGCAAAACGGCTGTGTGCTCCAGGTTGGTCATCTGGAACGGTTTAACCCGGCAGTTCAGGCCGCCCGAAAAATTATTAAGAATCCTCGATTTTTTGAAATCCACCGCATGAGTGTTTTTACCATGCGCAGTCTGGATATTGATGTGGTCACCGACCTGATGATTCATGACCTGGATATCCTGACCTCGTTTGTCAACTCACCGCTCAGGTCAGTGCATGCGGTTGGCATTCCAATCCTCTCGGCCAAAATTGATATTGCCAATGCCCGGCTGGAATTTGCCAATGGCTGTGTTGCCAACCTGACGGCCAGCCGAATTTCCTCTGAAAAAGTCAGGAAAATCAGGTTTTTCCAACCTCACGACTATGTGTCAATTGACTACACCGAACAGCGAGTCGGGGTCTGGAGCCTGAGACCTCCGAATCCCGCGACACCTCATCCGCAAATTACCGAACAGTTTCTGGACGTCGTGAAAGATGAACCGTTGCGCGCCCAACTGGCTGAATTTGTGCGGTGTGTCCAAACCAAAGATACACCTGAAGTGGATGGCTACACCGGGCGCCGCGCCCTGGAACTTGGCCTCAAAGTGGTCGAAGAAATCCAGGCCCATGCGGCCCGGACAGGTCTCAACCCCTGA